In the Nitrospinota bacterium genome, GTTGGAAAAGATGGGATCCCGCATTGACGCGGTGGTCGATTTGGCGGTGGAAGAGCGTATCCTGGTGGAACGGCTTACCGGAAGAAGAACTTGCAAAAATTGTGGAATGGGGTATCATATTACCTTTTCACCGGCCCGCAAAGCCGGGGTGTGCGACAAATGTGGCGGCGAACTTTACCAGCGTGACGATGATAACGAAGCGACGGTAAAAAAACGCTTTAAGGTGTACAAGGAGCAATCGGAACTGCTGGGGGCGCATTACAGCGCCGCCGGCCGATACCGGAAGATTGATGGCACGGCGCCGATGGAACAGGTCTATAAGAGGATCGAGGAAATCATCGGTGCATGATTATCATTAAGACACCGGAAGAAATTGAAAAAATGCGTGTCGCCAACCAGATCGTGGCGAAGGCACTGTTGAAATTGAAAGAGATGGTAAAGCCCGGCGTAACGACGGCGGAACTGGATCGCGTGGCGGAAGAATCCATCCGCGGCGCGGGCGCGCGGCCGTCGTTTAAAGGGTATAAGGGTTTCCCGGCGGCGTTGTGCGCGTCCGTCAACGAGGTGGTGGTGCATGGCATACCGGGAAAACGGAAACTCCAGGAAGGGGACATTATCGGACTCGACTTGGGGGCTGAATACGAAGGTTATTACGGTGATGCGGCCATAACGCTGCCGGTGGGAAAAATTTCGCCGGAGGCGGAGCGGCTGCTGCGGGTAACGCGCGAGGCTCTGTATAAGGGCATTGGATGGATGACGGAGGGCAACCGCCTTTCGGACATCTCGCACGCGGTGCAGACTCACGCGGAAGCGGCGGGGTTTTCGGTGGTGACCGACTTTGTCGGGCACGGCATTGGAACCGCGCCCCACGAAGACCCACAGGTGCCCAATTACGGGCCGGCGGGCCAGGGGCCGATACTGAAACGGGGCATGGTGCTGGCGATTGAACCGATGATAAATGCAGGCACCCGGCCGGTGCAGGTGTTGGATGACGAGTGGACGGTGGTAACCCGCGACAGGAAACTGTCGGCCCATTTTGAGCACAGTATTGCGATAACGGAAGACGGGCCGGACATCCTTAGCGAATTCGCGTGGAGTTGAGTTGGCCAAAGAAAACGTAATTGAGATGGAAGGCACGGTGCTTGAGGCCCTGCCGAACGCGATGTTTCGCGTGAACCTGGAAAACAAGCATGTGGTATTGGCGCATGTGTCCGGCAAGATGCGGATGCATTACATACGAATATTGGCGGGTGACAAGGTGAAAGTGGAGCTTTCGCCGTATGATCTCACCCGTGGAAGAATTACATACAGGTACAAATGATGTGGAGTAACGGCAAATGAAAGTACGGGCATCGGTGAAACCGATTTGTGAAAAATGCAAGGTTATCCGCCGTAACCGCGTGGTGCGGGTTATTTGCGTAAACCCGAAGCATAAACAGCGGCAGGGTTGAGCAAGGGAGGAAAGAGGAAAATATGGCACGCATAGCAGGCATTGATATTCCGCGCGATAAGCGGGTGGTGGTGGCGCTCACCTATATTTACGGCATCGGCCGCGCCACGAGCGAAAAGATACTCAAACAGGCGAATGTCGACATCACGAAGCGCGTGAAGACCCTCACCGACCAGGAGGTCAACGTGCTGCGCAATATCATCGAAAAACAATACACCGTCGAAGGCGATCTGCGCCGCAATACGCAGATGGACATCAAGCGTCTCATGGAAATCGGCTGCTACCGCGGCATTCGTCACCGCCGCGGCCTGCCGGCCCGCGGTCAACGCACTCGCACCAACGCGCGCACCCGCAAGGGTCCGCGTAAAACTGTGGCCTCGTCGAAAAAAGTCGCGAACGTAAAATAACGGGAGCTTAAATGGCTGAAGAAAAGATGATGAAGAAGAAGGACGCCAAACCGGCGGCCAAAAAGAAGAACGTCAAGGTTCCGGCGAACGGTATCGCGCATGTCTTGGCGTCGTTTAACAACACCGTGGTCACGATTGCCGACCAGATTGGCAACGTGATCGCGTGGTCCACCGCGGGTCACATGGGCTTCAAGGGAAGCCGCAAAAGCACCCCTTTCGCCGCCCAGATGACCGCGGAAAACGCCGCCAAAAAGGCGCGCGATGCGGGCATGATGCGCGTCGAGGTACGGGTGAAGGGGCCGGGTTCGGGCCGCGAAGCCGCCATCCGCGCGCTGCAGGCCGCCGGTCTTGAGGTTGAAATTATTCGGGACGTTACCCCGGTGCCGCATAACGGCTGTCGGCCCCCGAAACGCAGAAGAGTTTGAGGAGGCGGGCATAGATGTCACGGTATAGAGAAGGACTCTGCAGGCTGTGCAGACGGGAAGGCACCAAACTGTTCCTTAAGGGCGACCGCTGCCTCACCGCGAAGTGCGCCATCGAGCGCCGCGCATATCCGCCGGGCCAGCACGGCCAGCGCCGCACCAAACTGACGGAGTACGCCATCCAGTTGCGCGAAAAGCAAAAGGCGCGCCGCGTGTACGGTATCGTCGAGCGCCAGTTCCGCAAGACGTTCCACAACGCCGAACGGAAAACGGGGATCACCGGCGAGATATTTCTCCAGTTGCTTGAACGGCGCCTTGACAGCGCGCTCTACCGCCTTGGTTTCGCGGTGAACCGCCGCCAAGCCCGCCAGATCGCGGGACACGGGCATATCTTCGTTAATGGCAAAAAGGTGACCATCCCCAGCTTCGTCGTGAAGAAGGGGGACGTGATCGAAGCGGGCCCGAAGAGTAAAAAACTGAAACATTTCGCCGATGTGCTGGAACGCCGCGCGCAGCTCAAGCTGCCCAGCTGGCTCTCCATCTCCGAAGGCGAACTCAAGGGAACTGTTCTCGACGATCCGAAACCGGAAGATATCGGTATCCCGGTTCGCGAATCGATGATCGTCGAGTTTTACTCGAAATAAGGAGGGACTGAATGAATACGGTTTTAAGGGATTTCGTAAAACCCAAAAAATTGGAGCAGGTGGATGTTGCCGCCGACCAGTCCTACGCCAAATTTGTGGCCGAGCCGCTTGAGCGCGGCTTCGGAGTTACCGTCGGCAATTCGCTTCGCCGGTATCTTCTGTCGTCCATTTCCGGCGCATCAATCGTCGCGGTGAAAATCGCGGGGATTCACCACGAATTTTCCACCGTGCCGAACGTGTACGAAGACGTTTCCGATATCATCCTCAACCTCAAAGAGGTGATCATCGACGTGCCGAGCGACGAGCCGGTGAAACTGACCATTGACGAAACCGGCAAAAAAGAAGTCACCGGCGCGGACATCAAGTGCCCCCCCGGCGTGATTATCATCAATCCGGGCGTTCACATCTGCTCGCTGATGGACAAAAAAGCCGTATTCAAGGCGGAGCTTTTCGTCCGCCTCGGCCGCGGCTATGTCACCTCGGAAGACATCACGGTGGACGATGCCGACATCTCGGTGATCCCGATTGACGCGAACTTCTCGCCCGTCCGCAAGGTGAATTTCACCGTTGAAAAAACCCGCGTGGGCGGGAGCGCCGATTTCGACAAGCTGGTTCTTGAAGTCTGGACCAACGGCACCATCGACGCCGAGACCGCCGTTTCCAACGCGGCCCGCATCCAGCGCGACCATATGAACCTTTTCATCGCCGCCGGCGAGGAAGAGGAACTGCCCAAGCAGGAAATAAA is a window encoding:
- the infA gene encoding translation initiation factor IF-1, yielding MAKENVIEMEGTVLEALPNAMFRVNLENKHVVLAHVSGKMRMHYIRILAGDKVKVELSPYDLTRGRITYRYK
- the rpsK gene encoding 30S ribosomal protein S11, with the translated sequence MMKKKDAKPAAKKKNVKVPANGIAHVLASFNNTVVTIADQIGNVIAWSTAGHMGFKGSRKSTPFAAQMTAENAAKKARDAGMMRVEVRVKGPGSGREAAIRALQAAGLEVEIIRDVTPVPHNGCRPPKRRRV
- the rpsM gene encoding 30S ribosomal protein S13 → MARIAGIDIPRDKRVVVALTYIYGIGRATSEKILKQANVDITKRVKTLTDQEVNVLRNIIEKQYTVEGDLRRNTQMDIKRLMEIGCYRGIRHRRGLPARGQRTRTNARTRKGPRKTVASSKKVANVK
- the map gene encoding type I methionyl aminopeptidase, whose translation is MIIIKTPEEIEKMRVANQIVAKALLKLKEMVKPGVTTAELDRVAEESIRGAGARPSFKGYKGFPAALCASVNEVVVHGIPGKRKLQEGDIIGLDLGAEYEGYYGDAAITLPVGKISPEAERLLRVTREALYKGIGWMTEGNRLSDISHAVQTHAEAAGFSVVTDFVGHGIGTAPHEDPQVPNYGPAGQGPILKRGMVLAIEPMINAGTRPVQVLDDEWTVVTRDRKLSAHFEHSIAITEDGPDILSEFAWS
- the rpmJ gene encoding 50S ribosomal protein L36 produces the protein MKVRASVKPICEKCKVIRRNRVVRVICVNPKHKQRQG
- the rpsD gene encoding 30S ribosomal protein S4, with translation MSRYREGLCRLCRREGTKLFLKGDRCLTAKCAIERRAYPPGQHGQRRTKLTEYAIQLREKQKARRVYGIVERQFRKTFHNAERKTGITGEIFLQLLERRLDSALYRLGFAVNRRQARQIAGHGHIFVNGKKVTIPSFVVKKGDVIEAGPKSKKLKHFADVLERRAQLKLPSWLSISEGELKGTVLDDPKPEDIGIPVRESMIVEFYSK
- a CDS encoding adenylate kinase, which translates into the protein MNLIFLGPPGAGKGTQAKKVTEKYGYPQISTGDILRQAVKDRTPMGAKAKEFMDAGKLVPDEVVIGIINDRLHEPDCKKGFILDGFPRTVPQAEALNKLLEKMGSRIDAVVDLAVEERILVERLTGRRTCKNCGMGYHITFSPARKAGVCDKCGGELYQRDDDNEATVKKRFKVYKEQSELLGAHYSAAGRYRKIDGTAPMEQVYKRIEEIIGA
- a CDS encoding DNA-directed RNA polymerase subunit alpha, with the translated sequence MNTVLRDFVKPKKLEQVDVAADQSYAKFVAEPLERGFGVTVGNSLRRYLLSSISGASIVAVKIAGIHHEFSTVPNVYEDVSDIILNLKEVIIDVPSDEPVKLTIDETGKKEVTGADIKCPPGVIIINPGVHICSLMDKKAVFKAELFVRLGRGYVTSEDITVDDADISVIPIDANFSPVRKVNFTVEKTRVGGSADFDKLVLEVWTNGTIDAETAVSNAARIQRDHMNLFIAAGEEEELPKQEIKAERKKPTINLNRSVEELELSVRSYNCLQKANIKTIRELVQKTDSEMLKTRNFGRKSLNEIKQILSEMGLSLGMSDDEIRAIESDQ